A part of Saccopteryx bilineata isolate mSacBil1 chromosome 12, mSacBil1_pri_phased_curated, whole genome shotgun sequence genomic DNA contains:
- the SCAF8 gene encoding SR-related and CTD-associated factor 8 isoform X4 has translation MIVTHLYSLNDYKPPISKAKMTQITKAAIKAIKFYKHVVQSVEKFIQKCKPEYKVPGLYVIDSIVRQSRHQFGQEKDVFAPRFSNNIISTFQNLYRCPGDDKSKIVRVLNLWQKNNVFKSEIIQPLLDMAAGIPPPVATPVLAGTTAAMSNTPGTPVTPVTPANVVQGLPDPWVSQIANTDTLTAVAQILQSPQGQQFQQLIQTLQIQQQKPQPSILQALDAGLVVQLQALTAQLTAAAAAANTLNPLEQGVSFNKKLMDRFDFGEDSEHSEEPKKEIPTSQLSHVSESVNNSIFHQIAEQLQQQNLEHLRQQLLEQQQPQKATPQDSQEGTFGSEHSASPSQGSSQQHFLEPEANLDDSIDIQQQDMDIDEGQEGAEEEVFEQEAKKVAVHSRSRTRSRSRSRSPRKRRSRSRSGSRKRKHRKRSRSRSRERKRKSSRSYSSERRAREREKERQKKGLPPARSKTLSVCSTTLWVGQVDKKATQQDLTNLFEEFGQIESINMIPPRGCAYVCMVHRQDAFRALQKLSSGSYKIGSKVIKIAWALNKGVKTEYKQFWDVDLGVTYIPWEKVKVDDLEGFAEGGMIDQETVNTEWETVKSSEPVKEPAPTTTESPPPVEKETAVTTQAEVFAPPVAMLQIPVAPAVPTVSLVPPAFPVSMPVPPPGFSPLPPPPFLRASFNPSQPPPGFMPPPVPPPVGPPPAIPPVVPTPLVQPPLSMTPDAVKEVGFGGLVLPGGSVASGLAASALPPGNVFNPPPKQAEPEEKVPHLMDHPISSGENARPVIPNDIPSSSTILGVHPPNVTSSSGILGVQRPSASSNSELLGLRPSNVSSSSGMIGAQPPNLLNNSGILGLQPPSVPSSSGLMGVLPPNIPNSSGLIGAQPPNVPNAPGLLGTQPPVGPPNLPPLNLPSQRMPVMPMLDLRPGLIPQVPGPRFPLLQPGIPPQRGVPPPSILESALHPPPRGPFPPGDIFGQPERPFLVPARQSIDNMTNPEKRIPLGSDNIQQEGDRDYRFPPIDTRESMSRPPPMDVRDVVGRPVDPREGPGRPPLDPRDHFGRPPVDIRENLVRPGLDHLGRRDHFGFNPEKPWGHRDFDEREHRVLPVFAGPKGLHEERGRFRSGNYRFDPRSGPWNRGFGQEVHRDFDDRRRHWERQRDRDDRDFDFCREINGNRLGRDRIQNTWLPPPHPRVFDFFEGATSQRKGDSVPQVNGENTDRHAPAPPLPVQSDPELYEKLAASGEMNKEKNDTVADIESEPVVESTETEGT, from the exons TGTAAACCAGAATACAAGGTACCTGGACTTTATGTTATTGACTCCATTGTACGACAATCTCGACATCAGTTTGGTCAAGAAAAGGATGTGTTTGCACCCAGATTTAGTAATAACATCATTAGCACTTTCCAGAATTTATATCGTTGCCCTGGGGATGATAAG AGTAAAATAGTGAGAGTGTTGAACTTATGGCAGAAGAACAACGTGTTTAAGAGTGAGATCATCCAGCCTCTTTTGGACATGGCAGCAGGGATCCCCCCTCCGGTGGCCACACCTGTTCTGGCCGGCACCACCGCCGCcatgagcaacaccccag gaactccTGTGACACCTGTTACACCAGCCAATGTGGTCCAAGGTTTACCTGACCCATGGGTATCCCAGATAGCAAATACAGACACACTTACAGCTGTTGCTCAGATCTTACAGAGTCCTCAAGGCCAGCAG tTTCAGCAGTTAATACAGACTTTACAGATACAGCAGCAGAAGCCCCAGCCTTCCATTCTGCAGGCCCTGGATGCGGGGCTTGTTGTTCAGTTGCAGGCTCTGACCGCACAACTCACCGCTGCAGCCGCAGCAGCCAACACTCTCAACCCCTTAGAACAGGGGGTGTCTTTTAACAAG AAGTTGATGGATAGGTTTGATTTTGGGGAAGATTCTGAGCATAGTGAAGAAcccaaaaaagaaattccaacttCTCAACT TTCTCATGTGTCGGAATCTGTGAACAACTCCATTTTTCATCAGATAGCAGAGCAACTACAGCAGCAGAACCTGGAACATCTCAGGCAGCAGCTTCTGGAACAGCAACAGCCTCAAAAG GCCACCCCGCAGGATAGTCAGGAAGGGACCTTCGGATCAGAGCACTCCGCATCACCGTCTCAGGGGAGCAGTCAGCAGCATTTCCTTGAACCGGAAGCAAATTTAGATGATTCCATCGACATTCAACAACAG gACATGGATATAGATGAAGGGCAAGAAGGAGCGGAAGAGGAGGTCTTTGAGCAGGAAGCAAAGAAAGTAGCTGTCCACTCGAGATCAAGAACACGTTCACGCTCTCGTTCAAG atcaccaagaaaaagaaggtCTCGGTCCCGCTCTGGCTCCCGGAAGCGCAAGCACCGGAAGCGTTCGCGCTCACGCTCGCGGGAGCGGAAGAGGAAGTCGTCGCGCTCCTACTCCAGCGAGCGGCGGGCGCGCGAGCGCGAGAAGGAGCGGCAGAAGAAGGGGCTGCCCCCGGCCCGCTCCAAGACGCTCAGTG TATGCAGTACGACTCTCTGGGTCGGCCAGGTAGACAAGAAGGCAACCCAGCAGGATTTAACGAACCTGTTCGAAGAGTTTGGACAGATTGAATCCATTAAT atgatTCCTCCCAGGGGCTGTGCTTATGTCTGCATGGTTCATCGGCAAGATGCATTTCGGGCTCTTCAGAAACTTAGTTCCGGATCATATAAAATTGGGTCCAAGGTCATCAAG ATTGCTTGGGCTTTAAACAAAGGTGTAAAAACAGAATACAAACAGTTCTGGGATGTGGACCTTGGAGTTACATATATACCATGGGAAAAAGTTAAAGTGGATGACTTGGAAGGTTTTGCAGAAGGAGGCATGATTGATCAGGAAACGGTCAATACTG AGTGGGAAACTGTGAAAAGCTCAGAGCCTGTCAAGGAGCCGGCCCCGACGACCACAGAGAGCCCGCCTCCAGTTGAGAAGGAGACAGCGGTGACCACCCAGGCAGAGGTCTTTGCTCCGCCTGTCGCTATGTTACAG ATTCCAGTAGCACCAGCTGTGCCTACAGTTAGTTTGGTGCCACCAGCATTTCCTGTGTCCATGCCGGTCCCTCCTCCTGGGTTCAGTCCACTCCCTCCACCTCCTTTTCTACGAGCAAGTTTTAACCCTTCACAGCCACCTCCTG GTTTCATGCCACCTCCAGTTCCACCACCTGTTGGACCACCGCCTGCTATTCCACCAGTAGTTCCAACAC CTTTGGTGCAGCCGCCTTTATCCATGACGCCGGACGCTGTAAAGGAGGTGGGGTTTGGGGGCCTTGTTTTACCGGGAGGTTCTGTCGCCAGCGGTCTGGCTGCTTCCGCTCTGCCCCCTGGGAACGTGTTCAATCCGCCCCCGAAGCAAGCAGAGCCTGAAGAGAAAGTACCTCATCTTATGGATCACCCGATTTCTTCTGGTGAAAACGCCAGACCAG TGATTCCGAATGATATTCCAAGTAGCTCTACGATTTTAGGAGTACACCCACCAAATGTGACAAGCAGTTCTGGAATTCTTGGAGTTCAAAGACCAAGTGCATCAAGTAATTCTGAACTTCTTGGACTCAGGCCCTCTAACGTTTCCAGTAGTTCTGGGATGATTGGAGCCCAGCCACCAAATCTTCTGAATAACTCTGGAATTTTGGGACTACAGCCACCAAGTGTTCCAAGTAGTTCTGGACTTATGGGAGTGCTACCCCCCAATATTCCTAACAGTTCTGGACTTATAGGAGCACAGCCACCGAACGTTCCAAATGCACCTGGACTTCTGGGGACACAGCCGCCAGTTGGCCCTCCAAACTTACCCCCTCTAAATCTCCCTAGTCAAAGGATGCCTGTGATGCCAATGTTAGACCTCCGCCCGGGACTAATACCACAAGTACCTGGACCGAGATTTCCTTTACTACAGCCTGGAATTCCTCCCCAGCGAGGAGTCCCTCCCCCATCGATACTTGAGTCAGCTCTTCATCCACCACCCCGTGGTCCTTTCCCTCCAGGAGATATTTTTGGTCAACCAGAAAGACCTTTTCTGGTTCCTGCAAGGCAAAGTATAGACAATATGACTAATCCAGAAAAAAGGATACCACTTGGGAGTGATAACATTCAACAGGAAGGAGATAGAGATTACCGGTTTCCTCCTATAGACACCAGGGAAAGCATGAGTAGACCTCCTCCGATGGATGTTAGGGATGTGGTTGGACGGCCTGTAGATCCAAGGGAAGGCCCTGGAAGGCCCCCACTGGATCCTAGGGATCATTTTGGAAGACCTCCTGTAGATATTAGAGAGAACCTGGTGAGGCCAGGTTTGGATCATCTGGGTCGAAGGGACCACTTTGGCTTTAATCCAGAAAAGCCATGGGGTCATAGAGATTTTGATGAGAGAGAGCATCGGGTTCTACCTGTCTTTGCTGGGCCAAAAGGCTTACATGAAGAAAGGGGTCGATTTCGGTCTGGAAACTATCGATTTGATCCTAGAAGTGGTCCTTGGAACAGAGGATTTGGACAGGAAGTTCACAGAGATTTTGATGACCGCAGAAGACactgggagaggcagagggacagggatGACAGAGATTTTGATTTCTGCAGAGAAATTAATGGAAATCGGCTTGGACGAGATAGAATTCAAAACACCTGGCTTCCCCCTCCTCATCCTCGGGTTTTTGATTTCTTTGAAGGGGCCACTTCTCAGCGAAAAGGTGACAGTGTGCCTCAGGTGAACGGTGAAAATACCGACAGACACGCTCCAGCACCGCCTTTACCAGTCCAGAGCGATCCTGAACTTTATGAAAAACTGGCCGCTTCAGGTGAAATGAACAAGGAGAAGAATGACACAGTTGCTGATATAGAAAGTGAACCAGTGGTAGAAAGCACAGAAACTGAGGGGACATAA
- the SCAF8 gene encoding SR-related and CTD-associated factor 8 isoform X2 has product MEAVKTFNSEDCASPPACTDCFSSSMDTRSILYSLNDYKPPISKAKMTQITKAAIKAIKFYKHVVQSVEKFIQKCKPEYKVPGLYVIDSIVRQSRHQFGQEKDVFAPRFSNNIISTFQNLYRCPGDDKSKIVRVLNLWQKNNVFKSEIIQPLLDMAAGIPPPVATPVLAGTTAAMSNTPGTPVTPVTPANVVQGLPDPWVSQIANTDTLTAVAQILQSPQGQQFQQLIQTLQIQQQKPQPSILQALDAGLVVQLQALTAQLTAAAAAANTLNPLEQGVSFNKLMDRFDFGEDSEHSEEPKKEIPTSQLSHVSESVNNSIFHQIAEQLQQQNLEHLRQQLLEQQQPQKATPQDSQEGTFGSEHSASPSQGSSQQHFLEPEANLDDSIDIQQQDMDIDEGQEGAEEEVFEQEAKKVAVHSRSRTRSRSRSRSPRKRRSRSRSGSRKRKHRKRSRSRSRERKRKSSRSYSSERRAREREKERQKKGLPPARSKTLSVCSTTLWVGQVDKKATQQDLTNLFEEFGQIESINMIPPRGCAYVCMVHRQDAFRALQKLSSGSYKIGSKVIKIAWALNKGVKTEYKQFWDVDLGVTYIPWEKVKVDDLEGFAEGGMIDQETVNTEWETVKSSEPVKEPAPTTTESPPPVEKETAVTTQAEVFAPPVAMLQIPVAPAVPTVSLVPPAFPVSMPVPPPGFSPLPPPPFLRASFNPSQPPPGFMPPPVPPPVGPPPAIPPVVPTPLVQPPLSMTPDAVKEVGFGGLVLPGGSVASGLAASALPPGNVFNPPPKQAEPEEKVPHLMDHPISSGENARPVIPNDIPSSSTILGVHPPNVTSSSGILGVQRPSASSNSELLGLRPSNVSSSSGMIGAQPPNLLNNSGILGLQPPSVPSSSGLMGVLPPNIPNSSGLIGAQPPNVPNAPGLLGTQPPVGPPNLPPLNLPSQRMPVMPMLDLRPGLIPQVPGPRFPLLQPGIPPQRGVPPPSILESALHPPPRGPFPPGDIFGQPERPFLVPARQSIDNMTNPEKRIPLGSDNIQQEGDRDYRFPPIDTRESMSRPPPMDVRDVVGRPVDPREGPGRPPLDPRDHFGRPPVDIRENLVRPGLDHLGRRDHFGFNPEKPWGHRDFDEREHRVLPVFAGPKGLHEERGRFRSGNYRFDPRSGPWNRGFGQEVHRDFDDRRRHWERQRDRDDRDFDFCREINGNRLGRDRIQNTWLPPPHPRVFDFFEGATSQRKGDSVPQVNGENTDRHAPAPPLPVQSDPELYEKLAASGEMNKEKNDTVADIESEPVVESTETEGT; this is encoded by the exons TGTAAACCAGAATACAAGGTACCTGGACTTTATGTTATTGACTCCATTGTACGACAATCTCGACATCAGTTTGGTCAAGAAAAGGATGTGTTTGCACCCAGATTTAGTAATAACATCATTAGCACTTTCCAGAATTTATATCGTTGCCCTGGGGATGATAAG AGTAAAATAGTGAGAGTGTTGAACTTATGGCAGAAGAACAACGTGTTTAAGAGTGAGATCATCCAGCCTCTTTTGGACATGGCAGCAGGGATCCCCCCTCCGGTGGCCACACCTGTTCTGGCCGGCACCACCGCCGCcatgagcaacaccccag gaactccTGTGACACCTGTTACACCAGCCAATGTGGTCCAAGGTTTACCTGACCCATGGGTATCCCAGATAGCAAATACAGACACACTTACAGCTGTTGCTCAGATCTTACAGAGTCCTCAAGGCCAGCAG tTTCAGCAGTTAATACAGACTTTACAGATACAGCAGCAGAAGCCCCAGCCTTCCATTCTGCAGGCCCTGGATGCGGGGCTTGTTGTTCAGTTGCAGGCTCTGACCGCACAACTCACCGCTGCAGCCGCAGCAGCCAACACTCTCAACCCCTTAGAACAGGGGGTGTCTTTTAACAAG TTGATGGATAGGTTTGATTTTGGGGAAGATTCTGAGCATAGTGAAGAAcccaaaaaagaaattccaacttCTCAACT TTCTCATGTGTCGGAATCTGTGAACAACTCCATTTTTCATCAGATAGCAGAGCAACTACAGCAGCAGAACCTGGAACATCTCAGGCAGCAGCTTCTGGAACAGCAACAGCCTCAAAAG GCCACCCCGCAGGATAGTCAGGAAGGGACCTTCGGATCAGAGCACTCCGCATCACCGTCTCAGGGGAGCAGTCAGCAGCATTTCCTTGAACCGGAAGCAAATTTAGATGATTCCATCGACATTCAACAACAG gACATGGATATAGATGAAGGGCAAGAAGGAGCGGAAGAGGAGGTCTTTGAGCAGGAAGCAAAGAAAGTAGCTGTCCACTCGAGATCAAGAACACGTTCACGCTCTCGTTCAAG atcaccaagaaaaagaaggtCTCGGTCCCGCTCTGGCTCCCGGAAGCGCAAGCACCGGAAGCGTTCGCGCTCACGCTCGCGGGAGCGGAAGAGGAAGTCGTCGCGCTCCTACTCCAGCGAGCGGCGGGCGCGCGAGCGCGAGAAGGAGCGGCAGAAGAAGGGGCTGCCCCCGGCCCGCTCCAAGACGCTCAGTG TATGCAGTACGACTCTCTGGGTCGGCCAGGTAGACAAGAAGGCAACCCAGCAGGATTTAACGAACCTGTTCGAAGAGTTTGGACAGATTGAATCCATTAAT atgatTCCTCCCAGGGGCTGTGCTTATGTCTGCATGGTTCATCGGCAAGATGCATTTCGGGCTCTTCAGAAACTTAGTTCCGGATCATATAAAATTGGGTCCAAGGTCATCAAG ATTGCTTGGGCTTTAAACAAAGGTGTAAAAACAGAATACAAACAGTTCTGGGATGTGGACCTTGGAGTTACATATATACCATGGGAAAAAGTTAAAGTGGATGACTTGGAAGGTTTTGCAGAAGGAGGCATGATTGATCAGGAAACGGTCAATACTG AGTGGGAAACTGTGAAAAGCTCAGAGCCTGTCAAGGAGCCGGCCCCGACGACCACAGAGAGCCCGCCTCCAGTTGAGAAGGAGACAGCGGTGACCACCCAGGCAGAGGTCTTTGCTCCGCCTGTCGCTATGTTACAG ATTCCAGTAGCACCAGCTGTGCCTACAGTTAGTTTGGTGCCACCAGCATTTCCTGTGTCCATGCCGGTCCCTCCTCCTGGGTTCAGTCCACTCCCTCCACCTCCTTTTCTACGAGCAAGTTTTAACCCTTCACAGCCACCTCCTG GTTTCATGCCACCTCCAGTTCCACCACCTGTTGGACCACCGCCTGCTATTCCACCAGTAGTTCCAACAC CTTTGGTGCAGCCGCCTTTATCCATGACGCCGGACGCTGTAAAGGAGGTGGGGTTTGGGGGCCTTGTTTTACCGGGAGGTTCTGTCGCCAGCGGTCTGGCTGCTTCCGCTCTGCCCCCTGGGAACGTGTTCAATCCGCCCCCGAAGCAAGCAGAGCCTGAAGAGAAAGTACCTCATCTTATGGATCACCCGATTTCTTCTGGTGAAAACGCCAGACCAG TGATTCCGAATGATATTCCAAGTAGCTCTACGATTTTAGGAGTACACCCACCAAATGTGACAAGCAGTTCTGGAATTCTTGGAGTTCAAAGACCAAGTGCATCAAGTAATTCTGAACTTCTTGGACTCAGGCCCTCTAACGTTTCCAGTAGTTCTGGGATGATTGGAGCCCAGCCACCAAATCTTCTGAATAACTCTGGAATTTTGGGACTACAGCCACCAAGTGTTCCAAGTAGTTCTGGACTTATGGGAGTGCTACCCCCCAATATTCCTAACAGTTCTGGACTTATAGGAGCACAGCCACCGAACGTTCCAAATGCACCTGGACTTCTGGGGACACAGCCGCCAGTTGGCCCTCCAAACTTACCCCCTCTAAATCTCCCTAGTCAAAGGATGCCTGTGATGCCAATGTTAGACCTCCGCCCGGGACTAATACCACAAGTACCTGGACCGAGATTTCCTTTACTACAGCCTGGAATTCCTCCCCAGCGAGGAGTCCCTCCCCCATCGATACTTGAGTCAGCTCTTCATCCACCACCCCGTGGTCCTTTCCCTCCAGGAGATATTTTTGGTCAACCAGAAAGACCTTTTCTGGTTCCTGCAAGGCAAAGTATAGACAATATGACTAATCCAGAAAAAAGGATACCACTTGGGAGTGATAACATTCAACAGGAAGGAGATAGAGATTACCGGTTTCCTCCTATAGACACCAGGGAAAGCATGAGTAGACCTCCTCCGATGGATGTTAGGGATGTGGTTGGACGGCCTGTAGATCCAAGGGAAGGCCCTGGAAGGCCCCCACTGGATCCTAGGGATCATTTTGGAAGACCTCCTGTAGATATTAGAGAGAACCTGGTGAGGCCAGGTTTGGATCATCTGGGTCGAAGGGACCACTTTGGCTTTAATCCAGAAAAGCCATGGGGTCATAGAGATTTTGATGAGAGAGAGCATCGGGTTCTACCTGTCTTTGCTGGGCCAAAAGGCTTACATGAAGAAAGGGGTCGATTTCGGTCTGGAAACTATCGATTTGATCCTAGAAGTGGTCCTTGGAACAGAGGATTTGGACAGGAAGTTCACAGAGATTTTGATGACCGCAGAAGACactgggagaggcagagggacagggatGACAGAGATTTTGATTTCTGCAGAGAAATTAATGGAAATCGGCTTGGACGAGATAGAATTCAAAACACCTGGCTTCCCCCTCCTCATCCTCGGGTTTTTGATTTCTTTGAAGGGGCCACTTCTCAGCGAAAAGGTGACAGTGTGCCTCAGGTGAACGGTGAAAATACCGACAGACACGCTCCAGCACCGCCTTTACCAGTCCAGAGCGATCCTGAACTTTATGAAAAACTGGCCGCTTCAGGTGAAATGAACAAGGAGAAGAATGACACAGTTGCTGATATAGAAAGTGAACCAGTGGTAGAAAGCACAGAAACTGAGGGGACATAA